AATGTGTAAAACGAGAGTCAACTCGATTCTACAGCAAGGAATGGATAAttggtttttaaattttgcctTCATTTTCGAAATTATCTTAACTGGTATATTGCTATATGTGCCAGGAACTGAGAAGATATTTAAAACCATGCCATTAAGTTCTTATTGGTACTGGCCATGTCTACCACTTGGTGCATTTCTTTGGATATATGACGAATTAAGAAGACTATGTATTCGGAAGATTCCTGGTGGAATTATAGAACAGGAAACTTACTACTGAATATTTGTCTAAAGTTCATAACTAAtgttgaagtaattcaattaatGATGTCATGGTTTTATTTATGGAATGCTATCAATAAGTATAAAAGCTAAAATTATATCCTTAAGCAAAATAGGATAGAATAACAAAGAGTGAGTGTACTTACTGCTGAAGTAATTGTGCTTAATATAGGTTCTGGAATTCTTCCAGCTTTTTTCAGTATTAAATCTAATGAACCACCATCCATATATTCCATACATATACTAATTTCTCCATCACTGTAATaggcaaaatattttatatttaatgtaaatatgttaatgtgtTGAATATGTTAACTTTGTAGGTAATTACTATAttagataaaaatgttataccTATAGAAAGCACCATAAAAGCCAACTATGTGTGCAAAATTGCACTCATGCAGAACTTTCAGTTCtctaattatttgtttcttaatGGCAGGTTTGACTTCTAGATGTATTAGCTGAAATTATGATCATTATAATACAATGAATTTCAAGTTGAAGCAAATAAACACATTGAACATAGATAAGTCACACCTTTCTTGCCATTATAAGTCCATATTTTTTGTGCCTCACTTTCATGACAACACCGCCATTACCAGCACCAAGTTCTCCAAGTTTTTCAAAATCTTCATCACATAATTCTCCGACCTTTTCTTTTTGACCTAAAAAGCTTTCTAGTCTCTTTTTTTGTTCCTCATCCATTTCTAATTCCTTTAATCTTTCTTGAATGGCATCTATGCTCATCTTCCCCATAACTCCGctgtaattgaaataaatgaaaattagtatttgcatataaataaatacaatatttgtcttcaataataaaaattttaatgaaagaattgATTACTCTGGAATTACTGGCGGCTCAGAATAAATGGGTAATGGTGGTACTGGTGGTGACGGTGACACAACTGGAACTGGTTCTATCGAACCAGGTGGCAGTGTCAAATTTAACTTGTTTTTTGACATTTGGATTGCAAGGTTGAATAACTATCTTTAACAATTCTTACAAATATCACACTTgtcaataatattattgtagATTAAATACAGCTATTTAGTCAatcgaaaatttattcgatcgaaagcttttctaatcgtatttttaaattataatacatatacaatcATATACGTTCTCATTGtgaatttcattcgaaattTTGTAAGGAATAGTCCCAGCTCGGAATGTTGTTAAAGCTGAACTGTCAGTCTCCGATCTGTCAAATTCTTTGTTTAATTAGATTTTTTGGCGAACaacgaaaaaatgtatattttgtttagaaaaactgttaatttaataacagCAATCACGAAATAACACAAGTatgcatattttttacaaatattgtgCAAATAAGAAGAGGTTATACGAATATTCCCGGGACAACGACAAACACGTATATTACTCGTTTAAAAAGTtcctagaaataaattatctaaaaattgtaataatttgacCTAATACAATAAGACTTCAATTAGAATACAATACTCCCTAATACCATTAATATCACTGTAAACATATAAATAACCAcccattaattataaattattatttaaaatgtgaTTAATTTCCACAATcaagaattaaattattcaaacatgGAATTATATAAAGTATGTAAAACTTTCAAgtataattcaaaataaagttatatattaaaattatggtCTAATCTACGCGTACTTGtatcatatttaattaaaataaagtaaatagtATTGTTTATGGCTTTTTTACTCGACATATTTTAAGTTGGCAGTACGTGTGTCACAGGAAATGTCTTTCTAATTTCTAGTTACACGAGTGACGCTTTTTCCTTTAAAATCGTGCTGTTAAAAGGTACGTATGACATGTATAATAGCAATTTTGGAATCTGCTTACAtcttcgattttatttttacaagttCATTAAAACCCTGAAATCTTTAAAGACAtgatatcaaataataatattgtggAAAAAgtgtaacaaaaatatttagtaaacGATAATTATCGGGGACCAAATATACGTGATGTCAGGGTTAAGTCGCGATAGCTATTGCAAAAGGCCGATGTGAAAAATTATCATcgatttctataatttcagAACACGATGGGGCGTTATTCTCACGAACCTGTAAATGCAAGCAAATCGTGCAAAGCACGTGGATCGAATCTGCGAGTGCATTTcaaagtaaataaaacaacAACTATATTTCAGAAAACTTAACCTCACAGCCTAAGTTGTGTTTACAAAGTGCTATACTGGAAtggtttgttttatttaataaattttttagttGTTTACTCCTATGTTCTAGAATACGCATGAAACAGCACGTGCTATTAAGAACATGGCTCTGCGAAGGGCGCAGAAATACCTCAAGAATGTTATAGAACACAAGGAGTGTGTACCATTCCGTAGATTTAACGGTGGTGTTGGCAGGTGTGCTCAAGCAAAACAATTCGGTACCACACAAGGTAAATCacagtaaataattaataatttactaattcgccctaatacttaaaattacttttattaccTTTAAATTCAGGTCGTTGGCCCAAAAAGTCAGCAGAATTTTTACTCCAACTGTTAAAGAATGCTGAGAGTAACGCTGATGCCAGTGGACTAGATCTTGACCGTCTTGTAATTAATCACATTCAAGTGAATCATGCCCCTTGTTTACGTAGAAGAACATACAGAGCTCATGGTCGTATTAACCGTACGTATTTAGAACGTTCATTTAAACTATATGCATTTCACAATTTAATCGATAGTTCAGTAAAATTTTGTACGCTTCCATAGCTTACATGAGTTCACCGTGTCACATTGAGGTAATTTTGACTGAGAAAGAAGATTTTGTAGTAAAGAGTCCGGAAGAAGAGCCATCAAAGAAGAAGCTCAGTAAGAAAAAACTCGCCAGACAAAAGGAGAAAATGATgagagaataattttaaatattagctGGATATTGAATGTATAacggaaaaaatgaaaattacattgGTCTTTAATTCTTTCACTTCATTTCTATCCTTTTTCATTATCACGTATGTGCATTTTTCTTAacagagaaataaataattaaggctaaattctattgaaatttaataatatttctataataataaaatttaaggtAAGAATCTGAAGGATTATGGATACACTATAGAGGAAAAAGatcaattttcttaaatttctttactttctttcataGTTACATTATTGTTTTACATTTTAGACATTTTGTAATTGTTACTTCTTATAAATATGATGGCTGTGTCAGGAGTATGGACAAGAGatacaaaagtatataacaaaaattttacaaacacCACATGAATTATCAGCGTAAATGCTGTATCTACATTTCACGTTTAGCGAACAATACACAAAATTCACACACAATTAGAGTGCCACGATATATCTAATATTTGaacatataatagaaataatatatctttGTTTTTCTACAAAGAAAGATACTGTAGGAAATCGTGTTTCATTTATTCTTGAAAAACATATCCTCTACTATCTACTACGAATTCTAATTGTTAATACAACTTTGTTTATTATCATTCGAGATTGATATGTAAAATAGGAATGTGATGCTCAATCGTCACGACATACGTTGTTTACAATGAATCGTTTCATGAGTAAATGCGAACAAATGCATGAACATACAATGCGTTGTTTTGAAATATGGTAAGTTTAGCAATTGGAAGGGTACGTGTATGATTGTACATTGATTTAGTTGGTCTGATGTAACTTTCCACTGGTGTCAAGAAAGTGGTTCCCGTGTTGTGTTTGGTAAGAATAAGCACAATAATCCTCCACCTGtaagagaaatataatttatgttatttagtaaaattcaattcatttattaattaaaagatgaaagtgaaaaaaatacaaattgttTCAAAATGTAGAAATctcaaaaagatatttttttgttcaataaatatatctatatgtgTAGTAAGCGAACTTGTCCTAACAAGTAGTCAAAAgtaattttcttctgttttgAGTTTAAAATTGGAAGTGAATTGTTTGGGAACTATCTTAGAAACTATTAGAGACAGAAGAATTATACCCATGGCGTAATATGGATGTATAAATAgattttaacaaattcattTGTTAAAACGAGTTTAAGCAATATACAAAAGATGATGACATTTTTGCTCatttttcttgtaaaatatGTATCGATTTCCATGTAACTATTTACATGACGTATACAAATCGATGTAACATAAATTACAACGTTAATAGCATTTTAATTAGCATTcaaaaaacttaaaaatatttacctatTAGAAGAGCAGCAACGATAAAAGTTGGTGCTGGACAATACATGTCCAGGAGTTGAGCTATCACGATGTTACCAATAATTCCACCGAGACGTGCCGCGACCATGGAAATAGCAATTCCTGTAGCGCGAAGTGGCGTCGGGAAAACTTCGGTTATTAGACAGTCTAAGGCTGCGTTTCCGCAGCTTATCACACCGCTAAAGATTGCCGAAACGATCAGATTATGGTGCTTGTTGTATACGAAATACAGTCCGATCGAACAGAGCCCTGATGAAAATGTACTGAACACtgcaaataatatattttatttacatcgcCATTTGCATAAAGTAGTTATAAGTAGTTGTACGTTATTCTCAGCGTTCTCCTTGTAAATAGTagattcgttaaaaaaaaaaaaaaaaatagaagaggACAAAGTATCTTTTACACAAAATACAATTGTTGgagtaaacaaaaaaaattttttaatattaaattgttagttatacattacaatAGAGTTCAAAGATTTACTTTAACATCCAAAGATTTCATTTGAGAAGACTACCTACATTTATTCAGtacaattgtaaaattctGTTGCTTTATACTACTAAATTAGATTAAATCTATTAACAACTACAGgaaattaaagttttatatCAAAATTGACACTGAACATGTTGCGTATtaaatatgtagcattagAAAATCTATCGTGtgtaaaagataataaatgtCTTTCCTCTTCTACCTTTCTCAAAAATCGGCCATCTACGaaaaaatcgttaaaaatttaatagcgcgtgataaagtatttatgcaaatattaaataatgctTACCTAAAAAGAATTTACGACCAAGACGATCCATTCCTAAAACAGCGACGATATTTGCGGGTATGGCGGATGCAACGGTAATCAACGATTCCATAAAAACGGAA
This DNA window, taken from Bombus fervidus isolate BK054 chromosome 14, iyBomFerv1, whole genome shotgun sequence, encodes the following:
- the Rpl17 gene encoding ribosomal protein L17; this encodes MGRYSHEPVNASKSCKARGSNLRVHFKNTHETARAIKNMALRRAQKYLKNVIEHKECVPFRRFNGGVGRCAQAKQFGTTQGRWPKKSAEFLLQLLKNAESNADASGLDLDRLVINHIQVNHAPCLRRRTYRAHGRINPYMSSPCHIEVILTEKEDFVVKSPEEEPSKKKLSKKKLARQKEKMMRE